A part of Acomys russatus chromosome 21, mAcoRus1.1, whole genome shotgun sequence genomic DNA contains:
- the Hebp2 gene encoding heme-binding protein 2, whose product MAEGSEPDLGVTDGAAEQAIEMPSWKAPENTDPQPGSYEIRHYGPAKWVSTCVESMDWDSAIQTGFTKLNGYIQGKNEKEMKIKLTAPVTSYVEPGSSPFSESTITISLYIPSEQQFDPPRPSESDVFIEDRAEMTVFVRSFDGFSSGQKNQEQLLTLASTLREEGKAFNEKVFYTAGYSSPFQLLDRNNEVWLIQKNDPSKENE is encoded by the exons ATGGCCGAAGGGTCAGAGCCAGACCTCGGGGTGACCGATGGCGCTGCGGAGCAGGCCATTGAGATGCCAAGTTGGAAGGCTCCGGAGAACACAGACCCCCAG CCAGGAAGCTATGAGATCCGACACTATGGACCAGCCAAGTGGGTCAGCACTTGCGTGGAGTCTATGGACTGGGATTCAGCCATCCAGACCGGCTTCACAAAACTGAACGGCTACATTCAAGGCAAAAATGAGAAag AGATGAAAATAAAGCTGACAGCTCCAGTGACTAGTTACGTGGAGCCTGGCTCAAGTCCTTTTAGTGAGTCTACCATTACCATTTCCCTGTACATCCCCTCTGAGCAGCAATTTGATCCACCAAGGCCTTCAGAGTCAGATGTCTTCATTGAAGACAGAGCTGAAATGACTGTATTTGTGCG GTCTTTTGACGGGTTCTCCAGTGGCCAAAAGAATCAAGAACAACTTTTGACATTAGCAAGCACATTGCGGGAAGAAGGGAAAGCCTTCAATGAAAAGGTCTTTTATACTGCAGGCTACAGCAGCCCTTTCCAATTACTTGATAGAAATAACGAAGTGTGGCTGATTCAGAAAAATGATCCCTCcaaagaaaatgagtaa